From the genome of Methanothrix soehngenii GP6:
AGAGCCGGCGTACACCACCAGGTCCGCCTCCTCCAAGAGCCTCTTGCCCTTGACGGTGATCAGCTCCGGGTCGCCCGGTCCCGCCCCTACGAAGTAGACCTTCATTCTCTCCTCCGGGCCAAGAGGACGCTGAAGTAATCGCTCCTCTCCGGCATCTCTCCCCGGACGATCCTCTCCTCCGGGGTAAAGAGCCTCATGCCCAATGTGAAATCCTCATAACCCTCTTCTCGTAGCTCCTCAGCCAGCTTCCTGGGCCTGGTGGCCTTTATCCTGATCACCGACTGCACCTGGGATCCGTCCGAGACCAGAAAAGACCTCTCCAAAGGTACATCGAATCTGGAGGCCAGGGCTGGGACCACTCCCACCCCGGGAATGGTCTGGATCTCTATTCCCGGATGGCGCTCTTCTATCACCCTCTTCAGATGGCTGAAGGTGGAGAAGGTGTTGATGTCGCCGATGCAGGCAAAGCCCACCTGGCTGGTGCCAGCGTCCTGGGCGATGATATCTGCATTTTTCTGCCAGATCCTTTTCAACTCCAGTTCATCCTGGATCATGGGGAAATCCAGGATCTGGGGGGAGGAGTAGGGCCTGGCCAGCTCTGCTGCCATCTCCCCTGGAACATAGACCCGCTTGCAGCTCTTCAAGGCCGCTGCTGCCTTGAAGGTCAATAGCTGCGGATCGCCCGGTCCTAGGCTTATGCCGATTAACATTTGCCGATCACCATGAATATGGGGTTTATGGGCTTGAAGGCAATGTCCCCCGCCAGGTCGTAGCCCCGATTGATGTGAATCTGCAGGATCTCCCTGAAAATGCCTTCCTTTTTCATCAGCTCTGCCACCTTGCTGGCAATTCCTATCCTGGCCAGGTCGACGACGATCATGCATCCCGGGCTGGCCTTCTCCAGCAGAAGGGGAAGGAATCTGTCTATTCCTCGGGTGCCGCCGATAAAGCATCTGTCCACCGCTGGCAGCCGGGGTATGATCTCCTCTGCCTCGCCCAGGAGGAATTTCCCGCATTCAACCAGTTCTCTGCTGAGATTTATCGCCTCTGGTCGGCGGTCCAGGCCGTAGATCCTGTCTGTGTAGCATGAGGCGGCCAGGGAGACTGCCCCTGAGCCGCAGCCTATATCCAGGAACAGATCGCCAGGCCTGATGGCCAGCTTCCCCATGGCGATGTGGATGTTCTCCTCTGCTGTCGCCGTGCCCGGAAGCTTCATGGGCTTTAGGAGAAGTGGGCTGGAATAAAAGGTTAATTGATGATCTCTTGCTTCTTTGTCTCTTGCCGATCTCCCTCCTCTCAATAGCCCTGTCTTTCGGCCTCTTCGGCCATAAGACTAGTATAGCCTGCTCTTCATTGGCAGTTCGAGAATTCATGGACATCTTCGTTGCCGAGTATGCATCCGCCCTGGGTCTGGGCGGCACACATGAGCTGGAGGGCAGAGCCATGCTCTCCTGTCTGGTGGAGAGCTTCGCGTCCAGCGGACACGAGGTGGCCTATCCCACCTCTGGGCCCAGGTTAAAAGAGGGCAAGCCCATAATGCTTGAGGCTGGGAGGGATTTTGGGTCTCTCCTGCAGTCGATCGAGGCAGAAGCATGCCTGCTGATCGCTCCTGATGGCCTGCAGCCGCATTTTTTGGAGATAATCGAAGGCCGGACGGCCAATCTTGGCTCTAGCCCCGCTGCCGCCAGTCTGGCTGCGGACAAGCTACTCTCTACCCAGGCGCTCGCGCGCTCCGGCGTTCCAGTGGCAGAAATCGTGGACCGGCCCGATCCGGTGGATAA
Proteins encoded in this window:
- a CDS encoding cobalt-factor II C(20)-methyltransferase, translating into MLIGISLGPGDPQLLTFKAAAALKSCKRVYVPGEMAAELARPYSSPQILDFPMIQDELELKRIWQKNADIIAQDAGTSQVGFACIGDINTFSTFSHLKRVIEERHPGIEIQTIPGVGVVPALASRFDVPLERSFLVSDGSQVQSVIRIKATRPRKLAEELREEGYEDFTLGMRLFTPEERIVRGEMPERSDYFSVLLARRRE
- a CDS encoding methyltransferase domain-containing protein: MKLPGTATAEENIHIAMGKLAIRPGDLFLDIGCGSGAVSLAASCYTDRIYGLDRRPEAINLSRELVECGKFLLGEAEEIIPRLPAVDRCFIGGTRGIDRFLPLLLEKASPGCMIVVDLARIGIASKVAELMKKEGIFREILQIHINRGYDLAGDIAFKPINPIFMVIGKC
- a CDS encoding ATP-grasp domain-containing protein, whose translation is MPISLLSIALSFGLFGHKTSIACSSLAVREFMDIFVAEYASALGLGGTHELEGRAMLSCLVESFASSGHEVAYPTSGPRLKEGKPIMLEAGRDFGSLLQSIEAEACLLIAPDGLQPHFLEIIEGRTANLGSSPAAASLAADKLLSTQALARSGVPVAEIVDRPDPVDKGCLQYVVKPRTGSGSEGVRISSFVRAGPEEIVTRYHEGLHLSASFIVGKEGFLPLTLNRQLIDFADGKMRYQGSQVPYRTPRAAEIWEAAEKAADVLALRGYAGIDYVLGERPWAVDVNARPTTSIIGIARVMKEEIGELILQAKFGGMPERVHVTGEYTFLKGELG